One Candidatus Binatia bacterium genomic window carries:
- the shc gene encoding squalene--hopene cyclase yields MTATATTLTPHAPEPLLARLDAAIRLSQATFLDQQHADGYWHAPLEANVSMDAEFVFFNRFIGRSQPRVEQRICDHILATQRDDGSWGLYEGAPGHVSNTIEAYFALKLCGFSAADEPLRRAREFIRAHGGLVKAGVFTRTFLAYFGQFPWEGLPAMPVELVLLPPWFPINIYALSSWARETVVPLTVLMAKRPHVPIDAAQAIDELWLAPPTAADLGYRRSPEPITWRNFFLAVDKTLKALRAVPWRPWRRRALERAERWILDRQDVNGGWGGIQPPMINCVMALRALGYPADHPAVVKGIRAVDNFVMADGDALFFQPCVSPTWDTALMAKALLDAGLPDDHPGLTRAAEWLIRNQIFKPGDWSVYNPNLEPGGWAFEFANDWYPDVDDSAVILMALKRIAGLDPAAKDRAIAYGMNWTLGMQSRNGGWGAFDTDNDSEFLNQIPFADLEAMIDPPTEDLTGRILELMGVYGYDLRFNRARRAHDYILRTQRPHGAWWGRWGCNFIYGTWSVLSGLRAIGDDLRAPHVRRAVAWLKAHQNPDGGWGETLASYADESLAGKGSSTASQTAWAVLGLLAGEDELGPEVLRGIEHLIATQRADGEWDEPLFTGTGFPRHFYLRYYMYRNYFPLMALGNFRRQLTSHGGNGAGPDRAGEGRRR; encoded by the coding sequence ATGACCGCGACCGCTACGACTCTCACGCCGCACGCGCCTGAGCCGCTGCTGGCCCGCCTCGACGCCGCGATCCGGCTCAGCCAGGCGACGTTTCTCGACCAGCAGCACGCCGACGGTTACTGGCACGCACCGCTCGAGGCCAACGTCTCGATGGATGCCGAGTTCGTGTTCTTCAATCGTTTCATCGGTCGTTCGCAACCTCGCGTCGAGCAGCGCATCTGCGATCACATCCTCGCCACGCAGCGCGACGACGGTTCGTGGGGCCTGTACGAAGGCGCTCCCGGACACGTGAGCAATACGATCGAGGCATACTTCGCGCTGAAACTGTGCGGCTTTTCCGCCGCCGACGAACCTCTGCGGCGCGCTCGCGAGTTCATTCGCGCCCACGGCGGACTCGTCAAGGCGGGAGTGTTCACCCGCACCTTCCTCGCCTACTTCGGCCAGTTCCCGTGGGAGGGTCTGCCGGCCATGCCGGTGGAGCTCGTACTGTTGCCGCCGTGGTTCCCGATCAACATCTACGCGCTGTCGAGCTGGGCCCGCGAGACGGTGGTGCCGCTGACCGTGCTGATGGCGAAACGCCCGCACGTGCCCATCGACGCCGCCCAGGCCATCGACGAGCTCTGGCTGGCGCCGCCGACGGCGGCCGATCTTGGCTACCGGCGCAGCCCCGAGCCGATCACCTGGCGCAACTTCTTTCTTGCCGTCGACAAGACCCTCAAGGCGCTCCGCGCCGTACCGTGGCGCCCGTGGCGTCGGCGCGCCCTCGAGCGCGCCGAGCGCTGGATCCTCGACCGGCAGGACGTCAACGGCGGTTGGGGCGGCATTCAGCCGCCGATGATCAACTGCGTCATGGCGCTGCGCGCCCTGGGCTATCCGGCCGACCATCCTGCCGTGGTCAAAGGCATTCGGGCCGTCGACAACTTCGTCATGGCCGACGGCGATGCGCTCTTCTTCCAGCCCTGCGTGTCGCCGACGTGGGACACGGCGCTCATGGCAAAGGCGCTGCTCGACGCCGGCCTGCCGGACGATCACCCCGGCCTGACGCGCGCCGCCGAATGGCTGATTCGCAATCAGATCTTCAAGCCCGGCGATTGGTCGGTCTACAACCCGAACCTCGAGCCCGGTGGCTGGGCCTTCGAGTTTGCCAACGACTGGTACCCGGACGTCGACGATTCGGCCGTCATTCTGATGGCCCTCAAGCGTATCGCCGGCCTCGATCCCGCGGCGAAAGACCGCGCCATCGCCTACGGCATGAACTGGACTCTGGGAATGCAGAGCCGCAATGGCGGCTGGGGCGCTTTCGATACCGACAACGACTCCGAGTTCCTCAACCAGATTCCTTTCGCCGATCTCGAGGCAATGATCGACCCGCCGACCGAAGATCTCACCGGGCGAATTCTCGAGCTGATGGGTGTCTACGGATACGACTTGCGCTTCAATCGCGCTCGACGCGCCCACGACTACATCTTGCGCACCCAGCGCCCGCACGGAGCGTGGTGGGGCCGTTGGGGGTGCAACTTCATTTACGGCACGTGGTCGGTGCTGAGCGGGCTGCGCGCCATCGGCGACGATCTGCGAGCCCCGCACGTGCGCCGCGCCGTCGCCTGGCTCAAGGCGCATCAGAACCCCGACGGCGGCTGGGGCGAAACGCTGGCGTCTTATGCCGACGAGAGCCTGGCCGGCAAGGGATCGTCGACGGCGTCGCAGACGGCGTGGGCGGTCCTCGGGCTGCTCGCCGGGGAAGACGAACTCGGTCCCGAGGTGCTACGCGGCATCGAGCACTTGATCGCCACGCAGCGTGCCGACGGCGAGTGGGACGAGCCCCTATTTACCGGCACCGGCTTTCCGCGCCACTTCTATCTCCGGTACTACATGTACCGGAACTACTTCCCGTTGATGGCGCTCGGCAATTTCCGCCGGCAACTGACGAGCCACGGCGGCAACGGTGCCGGACCCGACCGGGCGGGGGAGGGCAGGCGGCGATGA
- the mvk gene encoding mevalonate kinase — protein sequence MTGLRPVARGTAPGKVILLGEHAVVYGRPALATAIDRHVSIALDKGTGQARLGLITALGPGEGSTEIQPAVVPPSTPAPALSGVELPPIDDPRLAEALARAAGLFAVAHDSFAATISADLPLGVGLGSSAALSVALIRALAEWVEEPLPLPEVCARAFELEKIFHGFPSGIDNTVATYGGAVVFQHGVPVRPLRTPAAVPLVIALGTLPRETRRTVTMLRERRAAEPARHERIFDAIADLVCTAEAALQTADYPQLGALMGANHEWLVQLGVSTPELDRMVDCARRHGALGAKLTGGGGGGAVICLCPTNRETLVEAFVAAGWHAFATDLAIPQRGFHDRDRYDSHAARA from the coding sequence ATGACCGGCTTGCGCCCCGTTGCCCGCGGCACGGCCCCGGGCAAGGTCATCCTGCTTGGCGAACACGCGGTCGTTTACGGTCGACCCGCTCTGGCGACCGCTATTGACCGACACGTGTCAATCGCCTTAGATAAGGGCACGGGACAGGCCCGCTTGGGCCTGATCACCGCGCTGGGCCCCGGAGAGGGGTCAACGGAGATCCAACCGGCGGTCGTGCCCCCCTCGACCCCGGCTCCCGCCCTCTCCGGGGTTGAGCTTCCCCCGATCGACGATCCGCGTCTCGCCGAGGCGCTTGCCCGCGCCGCCGGGCTCTTCGCCGTTGCCCACGACAGTTTCGCCGCCACGATAAGCGCCGATCTGCCTCTCGGTGTCGGTCTTGGCAGCTCGGCCGCTTTGAGCGTGGCGCTGATTCGTGCTTTGGCCGAATGGGTGGAAGAGCCGTTGCCGCTGCCGGAGGTGTGCGCCCGCGCATTCGAACTGGAAAAGATCTTTCACGGGTTTCCCTCGGGCATCGACAACACCGTGGCCACCTACGGGGGAGCGGTGGTCTTTCAGCACGGTGTGCCGGTCCGGCCGTTGCGCACGCCGGCGGCCGTGCCGCTCGTTATCGCGCTGGGCACCCTGCCGCGCGAAACGCGCCGTACCGTTACCATGCTGCGGGAAAGACGTGCGGCCGAGCCGGCGCGCCACGAACGCATCTTCGACGCGATTGCCGATCTGGTTTGCACCGCCGAAGCCGCTCTGCAGACGGCGGACTATCCGCAGCTCGGCGCGCTGATGGGCGCCAATCACGAATGGCTCGTGCAGCTTGGCGTATCGACCCCGGAGCTCGATCGTATGGTGGACTGTGCGCGACGGCACGGCGCGCTCGGCGCCAAACTCACAGGCGGCGGCGGTGGCGGCGCGGTGATCTGTCTCTGCCCAACGAACCGCGAAACCCTGGTCGAAGCCTTCGTGGCCGCCGGCTGGCACGCCTTCGCGACCGACCTGGCCATCCCACAGAGAGGATTCCATGACCGCGACCGCTACGACTCTCACGCCGCACGCGCCTGA